A stretch of Chaetodon auriga isolate fChaAug3 chromosome 21, fChaAug3.hap1, whole genome shotgun sequence DNA encodes these proteins:
- the tfap2a gene encoding transcription factor AP-2-alpha isoform X2, with amino-acid sequence MKMLWKLTDNIKYEDCEDRHDGTSNGTARLPQLGGVGQSPYTSAPPLSHTPNSDFQPPYFPPPYQPIYPQSQDPYSHVNDPYSLNSLHAQPQPQHPGWPGQRQGQESGLLHQHRSLPHQLCREYRREVLLPSGHGIDTGLSDSIPVHGIPHSLEDVQPVEDQGIHIPDQTVIKKVSLSKNNNISAIPVNKDGLFGGVVNPNEVFCSVPGRLSLLSSTSKYKVTVAEVQRRLSPPECLNASLLGGVLRRAKSKNGGRSLREKLDKIGLNLPAGRRKAANVTLLTSLVEGEAVHLARDFGYVCETEFPAKAVAEYVNRQHSDPNEQVQRKNMLLATKQVCKEFTDLLSQDRSPLGNSRPQPILEPGIQSCLTHFSLISHGFGTPALCAAVTALQNYLTEAIKAMDKMYLNNNPNSHSDNGTKGGDKDEKHRK; translated from the exons GACCGTCACGACGGCACCAGCAATGGGACAGCCAGGCTACCTCAGTTGGGCGGCGTGGGCCAGAGTCCCTACACGAGCGCCCCTCCGCTCTCCCACACACCGAACTCGGACTTCCAGCCCCCGTACTTCCCCCCGCCCTACCAGCCCATCTACCCGCAGTCTCAGGACCCTTACTCGCACGTCAACGACCCGTACTCCCTCAACTCCCTGCACGCCCAGCCGCAGCCGCAGCACCCGGGCTGGCCGGGCCAGAGGCAGGGTCAGGAGAGCGGCCTGCTGCACCAGCACCGCAGCCTGCCCCACCAGCTGTGCCGGGAGTACCGCAGGGAAGTGCTCCTACCGTCCGGCCACGGCATCGACACGGGACTGTCGGACTCTATCCCTGTCCATGGAATACCTCACTCTTTAGAAGACGTTCAG CCTGTTGAGGATCAAGGAATTCACATTCCCGACCAGACTGTAATTAAAAAAG TGTCTTTATCCAAGAACAACAACATCTCCGCCATCCCCGTAAATAAGGACGGTCTTTTCGGAGGGGTGGTAAACCCCAACGAGGTGTTCTGCTCAGTTCCGGGTCGCCTgtccctcctcagctccacatCAAAGTACAAGGTCACGGTGGCCGAGGTGCAGAGACGCCTCTCGCCGCCCGAGTGCCTCAACGCCTCTCTGCTGGGCGGGGTGCTGAGGAG GGCCAAGTCTAAGAATGGAGGAAGGTCCTTAAGGGAGAAGCTGGATAAAATCGGCTTGAATCTACCTGCGGGCAGACGCAAGGCAGCCAACGTCACCTTGCTGACGTCACTAGTTGAAG gCGAAGCGGTGCATCTTGCCAGGGATTTTGGTTATGTGTGCGAGACCGAGTTTCCAGCCAAGGCAGTAGCTGAATATGTAAACCGTCAGCATTCCGACCCAAACGAACAAGtccaaagaaaaaacatgttattgGCCACGAA GCAAGTCTGCAAAGAGTTCACAGACCTGCTGTCCCAGGACCGCTCGCCGCTGGGAAACTCACGGCCGCAGCCCATTCTTGAACCGGGAATCCAGAGCTGTTTGACCCACTTCAGTCTAATTTCGCACGGTTTCGGGACCCCGGCGCTGTGCGCGGCCGTCACGGCCCTGCAGAACTATCTGACCGAGGCTATCAAAGCCATGGACAAAATGTACCTCAACAACAACCCCAACAGTCACTCAGATAACGGCACTAAAGGCGGGGACAAAGACGAGAAGCACAGAAAGTGA
- the tfap2a gene encoding transcription factor AP-2-alpha isoform X1: MKMLWKLTDNIKYEDCEDRHDGTSNGTARLPQLGGVGQSPYTSAPPLSHTPNSDFQPPYFPPPYQPIYPQSQDPYSHVNDPYSLNSLHAQPQPQHPGWPGQRQGQESGLLHQHRSLPHQLCREYRREVLLPSGHGIDTGLSDSIPVHGIPHSLEDVQPVEDQGIHIPDQTVIKKGPVSLSKNNNISAIPVNKDGLFGGVVNPNEVFCSVPGRLSLLSSTSKYKVTVAEVQRRLSPPECLNASLLGGVLRRAKSKNGGRSLREKLDKIGLNLPAGRRKAANVTLLTSLVEGEAVHLARDFGYVCETEFPAKAVAEYVNRQHSDPNEQVQRKNMLLATKQVCKEFTDLLSQDRSPLGNSRPQPILEPGIQSCLTHFSLISHGFGTPALCAAVTALQNYLTEAIKAMDKMYLNNNPNSHSDNGTKGGDKDEKHRK; the protein is encoded by the exons GACCGTCACGACGGCACCAGCAATGGGACAGCCAGGCTACCTCAGTTGGGCGGCGTGGGCCAGAGTCCCTACACGAGCGCCCCTCCGCTCTCCCACACACCGAACTCGGACTTCCAGCCCCCGTACTTCCCCCCGCCCTACCAGCCCATCTACCCGCAGTCTCAGGACCCTTACTCGCACGTCAACGACCCGTACTCCCTCAACTCCCTGCACGCCCAGCCGCAGCCGCAGCACCCGGGCTGGCCGGGCCAGAGGCAGGGTCAGGAGAGCGGCCTGCTGCACCAGCACCGCAGCCTGCCCCACCAGCTGTGCCGGGAGTACCGCAGGGAAGTGCTCCTACCGTCCGGCCACGGCATCGACACGGGACTGTCGGACTCTATCCCTGTCCATGGAATACCTCACTCTTTAGAAGACGTTCAG CCTGTTGAGGATCAAGGAATTCACATTCCCGACCAGACTGTAATTAAAAAAG GTCCAGTGTCTTTATCCAAGAACAACAACATCTCCGCCATCCCCGTAAATAAGGACGGTCTTTTCGGAGGGGTGGTAAACCCCAACGAGGTGTTCTGCTCAGTTCCGGGTCGCCTgtccctcctcagctccacatCAAAGTACAAGGTCACGGTGGCCGAGGTGCAGAGACGCCTCTCGCCGCCCGAGTGCCTCAACGCCTCTCTGCTGGGCGGGGTGCTGAGGAG GGCCAAGTCTAAGAATGGAGGAAGGTCCTTAAGGGAGAAGCTGGATAAAATCGGCTTGAATCTACCTGCGGGCAGACGCAAGGCAGCCAACGTCACCTTGCTGACGTCACTAGTTGAAG gCGAAGCGGTGCATCTTGCCAGGGATTTTGGTTATGTGTGCGAGACCGAGTTTCCAGCCAAGGCAGTAGCTGAATATGTAAACCGTCAGCATTCCGACCCAAACGAACAAGtccaaagaaaaaacatgttattgGCCACGAA GCAAGTCTGCAAAGAGTTCACAGACCTGCTGTCCCAGGACCGCTCGCCGCTGGGAAACTCACGGCCGCAGCCCATTCTTGAACCGGGAATCCAGAGCTGTTTGACCCACTTCAGTCTAATTTCGCACGGTTTCGGGACCCCGGCGCTGTGCGCGGCCGTCACGGCCCTGCAGAACTATCTGACCGAGGCTATCAAAGCCATGGACAAAATGTACCTCAACAACAACCCCAACAGTCACTCAGATAACGGCACTAAAGGCGGGGACAAAGACGAGAAGCACAGAAAGTGA
- the tfap2a gene encoding transcription factor AP-2-alpha isoform X3, producing MLVHSFSAMDRHDGTSNGTARLPQLGGVGQSPYTSAPPLSHTPNSDFQPPYFPPPYQPIYPQSQDPYSHVNDPYSLNSLHAQPQPQHPGWPGQRQGQESGLLHQHRSLPHQLCREYRREVLLPSGHGIDTGLSDSIPVHGIPHSLEDVQPVEDQGIHIPDQTVIKKGPVSLSKNNNISAIPVNKDGLFGGVVNPNEVFCSVPGRLSLLSSTSKYKVTVAEVQRRLSPPECLNASLLGGVLRRAKSKNGGRSLREKLDKIGLNLPAGRRKAANVTLLTSLVEGEAVHLARDFGYVCETEFPAKAVAEYVNRQHSDPNEQVQRKNMLLATKQVCKEFTDLLSQDRSPLGNSRPQPILEPGIQSCLTHFSLISHGFGTPALCAAVTALQNYLTEAIKAMDKMYLNNNPNSHSDNGTKGGDKDEKHRK from the exons ATGTTAGTGCACAGTTTTTCCGCGATG GACCGTCACGACGGCACCAGCAATGGGACAGCCAGGCTACCTCAGTTGGGCGGCGTGGGCCAGAGTCCCTACACGAGCGCCCCTCCGCTCTCCCACACACCGAACTCGGACTTCCAGCCCCCGTACTTCCCCCCGCCCTACCAGCCCATCTACCCGCAGTCTCAGGACCCTTACTCGCACGTCAACGACCCGTACTCCCTCAACTCCCTGCACGCCCAGCCGCAGCCGCAGCACCCGGGCTGGCCGGGCCAGAGGCAGGGTCAGGAGAGCGGCCTGCTGCACCAGCACCGCAGCCTGCCCCACCAGCTGTGCCGGGAGTACCGCAGGGAAGTGCTCCTACCGTCCGGCCACGGCATCGACACGGGACTGTCGGACTCTATCCCTGTCCATGGAATACCTCACTCTTTAGAAGACGTTCAG CCTGTTGAGGATCAAGGAATTCACATTCCCGACCAGACTGTAATTAAAAAAG GTCCAGTGTCTTTATCCAAGAACAACAACATCTCCGCCATCCCCGTAAATAAGGACGGTCTTTTCGGAGGGGTGGTAAACCCCAACGAGGTGTTCTGCTCAGTTCCGGGTCGCCTgtccctcctcagctccacatCAAAGTACAAGGTCACGGTGGCCGAGGTGCAGAGACGCCTCTCGCCGCCCGAGTGCCTCAACGCCTCTCTGCTGGGCGGGGTGCTGAGGAG GGCCAAGTCTAAGAATGGAGGAAGGTCCTTAAGGGAGAAGCTGGATAAAATCGGCTTGAATCTACCTGCGGGCAGACGCAAGGCAGCCAACGTCACCTTGCTGACGTCACTAGTTGAAG gCGAAGCGGTGCATCTTGCCAGGGATTTTGGTTATGTGTGCGAGACCGAGTTTCCAGCCAAGGCAGTAGCTGAATATGTAAACCGTCAGCATTCCGACCCAAACGAACAAGtccaaagaaaaaacatgttattgGCCACGAA GCAAGTCTGCAAAGAGTTCACAGACCTGCTGTCCCAGGACCGCTCGCCGCTGGGAAACTCACGGCCGCAGCCCATTCTTGAACCGGGAATCCAGAGCTGTTTGACCCACTTCAGTCTAATTTCGCACGGTTTCGGGACCCCGGCGCTGTGCGCGGCCGTCACGGCCCTGCAGAACTATCTGACCGAGGCTATCAAAGCCATGGACAAAATGTACCTCAACAACAACCCCAACAGTCACTCAGATAACGGCACTAAAGGCGGGGACAAAGACGAGAAGCACAGAAAGTGA